Part of the Zingiber officinale cultivar Zhangliang chromosome 6A, Zo_v1.1, whole genome shotgun sequence genome, GTGTTATGTCCTAACTGTAATTTGAGGCTTAATATACAACTTTTAAAATGTTCAACACTAACTCTTATATGGCATCTACAGACTGATCTAGTGAATATTCAAAAGAAGAAAGATGAAGAGAAGGTGTGATAACTCAAATCTCATTGTAGTTTCAAACTTTCCGAGTAACTGATCAATTGCTCCTACTGCTCTTGTTCTGAAACAGGCACTCAAGGAGCTGAGAGCCAAGGCTTCCCAGAAAGGAACATTTGGAGGCTCTGGTCTAAAAAAGAGTGGAAAGAAATAGTGTGTTTGTGTCTATTACGTATTATAAGACTTCATTCTAAAACTTGGCCATCTGGGACCAAGTGCAGTCACTCTAACTTGGCAAACTATCCCACATGCGTGTTTTATTTGATTATAACGATGAAATGTGAAGGCGTGTGATACTTTGACAGTGATTTGATCACCGCTGTTTAAACTGAATGACTTAAATAAAATAGTGCAAAAGTCACAAGCTTGTTCGTGGCTTGGGACTTCATACGATTGTTCATGTGTCATTGATGAAGCCATCCATGAGTGAGCCGTTCACCCTTCCTTTGTCTCTTTGTCGCAAGTTCATCATTCGCCCGAGTTAAGGATGTACTAATTGGTAGCCATTGTTAGGCAGCCCGAGCTCATTCGTTGCCTGCTCTCGCTGTTTGCCTCAACAACCCTCCACCTCTTTACATACTATTACAATCTTCCTCATTCCAGAAACTTGATTTCTCTCCTTTTGGCTAAATTGATTAGTTGTTTTAGACCTTAAATCAAACATTTTGACTGCTTCAATATCTACGTTTCAGACAAAATGATATGCCCTTCGTTTCGATTTAAACAGCTAGAATTACACTATTTTTCCCCTTTATATAATATAATGTTACTTAAATCTAAGGAATACGTTTGATAAATTTTTCTATAA contains:
- the LOC121996251 gene encoding translation machinery-associated protein 7-like, with product MSSKQGGKAKPLKQPKAEKKEYDETDLVNIQKKKDEEKALKELRAKASQKGTFGGSGLKKSGKK